A genomic window from Cyprinus carpio isolate SPL01 chromosome B9, ASM1834038v1, whole genome shotgun sequence includes:
- the LOC109095826 gene encoding S-formylglutathione hydrolase, translating to MALTQVSSNKCCDGYQKVFEHDSSELKCKMKFAIYLPPKAESSKCPVLYWLSGLTCTEQNFITKAGSQQAASEHGIIIVAPDTSPRGCNIEGEEESWDFGTGAGFYVNATQEPWKTNYRMYSYVTEELPRLINSNFPADPEKMSISGHSMGGHGALICALKNPGKYKSVSAFAPICNPIQCAWGQKAFSGYLGPDKSTWELYDATVLAESYSGPELDILIDQGRDDQFLSSSQLLPDNLIAACSKKKIPVVFRLQQGYDHSYHFIFSFINDHIKHHAKYLNA from the exons ATGGCATTAACACAAGTTTCTTCTAATAAGTGCTGCGATGGATATCAGAAAGTGTTCGAGCATGACAG CTCCGagttaaaatgcaaaatgaagtTCGCCATTTACCTTCCTCCCAAGGCTGAGAGCTCCAAATGCCCAGTGTTATACTGGCTTTCAG GATTGACATGCACAGAGCAAAACTTCATCACTAAGGCAGGGAGTCAACAGGCGGCTTCTGAACATGGGATCATCATCGTAGCTCCAGACACCAGTCCAC GTGGCTGTAACATTGAAGGAGAGGAGGAGAGCTGGGACTTTGGGACAGGTGCAGGATTTTATGTCAATGCCACCCAGGAGCCCTGGAAGACCAACTACCGCATGTACTCGTATGTCACTGAGGAG CTCCCACGGCTGATTAATTCTAACTTTCCTGCTGATCCGGAGAAGATGTCCATCTCTGGTCACTCCATGGGGGGCCACGGAGCTCTCATTTGTGCACTTAAGAATCCTGGGAAATATAAG TCTGTGTCAGCGTTTGCACCCATCTGTAACCCCATACAATGTGCATGGGGACAGAAAGCTTTTTCTGGCTATCTTGGACCTGATAAGTCCACCTGGGAG TTGTATGATGCTACTGTATTGGCTGAATCATATTCTGGTCCTGAGCTTGATATTCTGATTGATCAAGGCCGTGATGACCAGTTCTTGTCTTCCAGTCAGCTGCTTCCTGACAATCTGATCGCTGCCTGTTCCAAGAAGAAGATTCCTGTTGTTTTCCGCCTTCAGCAG GGTTATGATCACAGCTACCATTTCATCTTCTCCTTCATTAACGACCACATCAAGCACCATGCCAAATATCTGAATGCCTGA